The Accipiter gentilis chromosome 29, bAccGen1.1, whole genome shotgun sequence genome segment TCAGTGGGTTTTCTAAAGGACTGGGTTTTGCTAACATACATATACGTCCTGTGTTTTACCTGGTGAATACAAACTGACTGTTCTTCCAGTCACAGAGTCTTGTAACTTCCTGCCAACATCtgttattttccacagaaagacCCCATCATAGGAAGCTTGCTCAGAGAACAGAAGACTCTTATGAAGACTGCTCAGGCCTGCATCCTTCTGCGTCAGGCACCGGTGCAACTCTGCAATCTagaaaaaacaaatcacttcCCAATCAACCCCCCTCTCCAGGCTGTTGTGCTCCAGAAGTAGCAGAAGCGTTCTGGAGTCCTCATGTTCTGGAGGGTctcctctgatttctttttaagtgaCAGTTATGTGTCAATACATAAGGCAATCAACTGGATAGATGGTTGTTTGGTCCTCCAGGCATAATGCTGCTTTAAGAGGATCAGTCAACTAAACAACTGTCTTGCTTGCTTACAGTCTGATCATGGAAAACTCTGAACATTCAAAACTCTCAGGAATATCTAGGTACCTAAACATGGATATAGGTAACAAATATTAGAGATCCCCATTTGAAAATTTATCCAAAACACCAAAAGGATTCTGTAGATGTGTCCAGAACTTAATGCTTCACAGCTCAAATTCCTGTGCCCATCCCTGTCCTGATCTCTACACCACCTCTCACTGATGCATGTAAATATTTGTTATCTACAGAACAAGCACACAGAGGATGCTTATCATAACTATTTACCTTCAGTTCAAGGCCTCTTATTATATTTTGATCAAGTTCACTCTGTCTCCGAAAGGCTGTGATTTCCAAATTAGAGGTTTCCACCTCTTTATTGAGTACTGCCACAATATTCTCAAACACATGTAGCTTATTTTCTAGCTCAGAAATCACTTTCTCCCTCACAAGTTGTTGCAGAACAGATTCATCTTCAGAAACAGAAGATCCAGGAAAACAGTCTACTTCCAGATCCCCATTGATTTCCAGCCCCCCTGGGATCTGCAGATCAGAGATGCTTTTTCCTGCACCATTCACATTCAGCTCTGACTGTGGGATGGAACCATTTGCAGCTTTGGCAGCAGTGCACAAGCTTGCCTTCAGTTGCTTTATGtgctgcagcaaaagcagcatgTGGGCCCCAACTGCAGTTTTTTCATGctcttttatcttctctttgcTTCCCTGTAAGAAGAAGACACTGTCAATACACCCTCCGTACAACTACCATAGCTGGCCTGGGGCCAAATCAACCAATGTTCCCTTTAACTTCCTGGGAGAGAGAGAGTTGGAAAAACTGCAAGATACAGGTCCAGCGACGTAGCAGCCGACTCTCAGAGGAGACACGGAGAGAGGAAAACCAACAAGCCATCCAATGATCAGTTTAGGCTATGTGTTCACACGTGTACACATgctacataaaaagaaaacaattatctACAATTTCTGTATTAAACAGGATCACAGGCAGAGTCCCAGCAAGATTCTCAAACAAGCCAGTATTTAATACATATACTGTGCACAAAAGATGAGACAAGGCAACAGCTGCCAACTAAAATGCAAAGACAACCCGTTACTGTTATCAGAGGCTAATGGCAATATTCAAAACAGAGTAGAACAGCATATCTGATAAACCCGCAGAACTGTAATAAACATCTATTTTTACCTGAAGTGAATGTGCAGTGCAGGATACAGAGTATCACTGGCTGAACTGCACCCTACACACACTGTGTAACCATGGCAGTTCCAACACATCTGCTGGTCTACTAAAAGTGGGtagatttttccctcttttcttaaAGATATATATAAATCAAGGCCTACTACCCTGAATACAAAGGCTGGCTAGACAAAAGGCACAGTGCCGAGCTATATTCCAATTGAGACCTTCCTGAAGGCAGCTGTTACACTCACCCTAAATGAACAGCCAACTTCAGAAAAACGACATCCATCCTTGTTGATTAATGGTGTAGAGCGattctgttggggaaaaaaaaaaaaaaaggaaagaaaatagtaaaatacCAATTTAAAGAGATTCTTTTATTTACCTACAAACAACTAGGCCACAATGCCAGCGGCTATAAATCAGGTTAATTCAAGTCAAGGCATTACTGCAGCTTACAGTGTCCAACCAGCTTTGAAAATTCATTGGTAAATGAGTCAAGAGTGTGGTTGATTACAAGTTTCTTGCATGCAGTCTGGCAGTTAAGTGTCCATCTAACAGACCCCATAATGATCTAACATAATTTAACAAACCACAGTGATCCTCTAGTAACAACTTCTCAAAAATAAGATGCCAATAAGCAAAGTGGCCCACCGCAGTAAATAACACCATGCACACAGCCACTCCAACCCTCTTCCTGCTCTTAGAGAATACAGAGAAGAGCTGTGCTGTGCAGCATGTCCTGGTAATGAATGGATCTATCAGACCTAAAGCTCTGACTGATGTTCAGATTTAGACTCCTTCGCAACCAAAAGTATGTCTCTTCAAAGATGCTGTTATACAGCGTATTCTTCCCTTGCTCATGTGGGTGTCCCTGagtatttgaaaggaaaagaacatttccccattgtcctggtttcatctagaataaagttaattttcttcctagtagctggtatagtgctgtgttttggatttaggatgaaaataatgttgaaaacacagtgatgttttagttgccgttaagcagtgtttatatgaagtcaaggacttttcagcttctcgtgctgccctgccagcgagggCTGGGAcgcagcaaggacagctgacccaaatgagccaaaggggtattccataggATATGACATCATTCCCAGTATACAAACTGAGGAATTTGGCTGGGGAACACTGcagcttggggattggctgggcactggtcagcgcgtggtgagcaattgtatcgtgcatcacttgttttgtatattctattattattattattatcccttccttttctgtcctattaaactgtctttatatcaacccatgacttttactttttttttttattctctcccccatcccactgagggggggagtgagcgagtggctgcatggtgcttaattgccagctggggttaaaccacgacacccattTTTGTAAGATTAATTGAGAAGATAATTCAATAAAGTTAACTGTGGGAACAGGGAAGAGAAGGTAGTCAGCAGATCTATGTTGAATGTAAGAAGCACCCAGATATACTGCCATATGTAAATGAACAAGTGATAATCTAAACAAACAAGTGATACTTTTATGAACTGAAATAAAGCTGTATTGCATTCACTCATCTTTTACCTACCTTTTCCTTTGATGGTATTTCTGTTTGGACACGTTTTTGTTCCGGACATAAATTGCCTTCACATGAATGTTCCTGTCATtacaacaagaagaaaataatttagtgCATTATTAAAATCATTTGAGCATCTTTATTTAGGAGTCTCTGAAACAGAGCTTGTGTTTGGGAAtactattcccattttacagaaacTTAGGGATTTGGGAGGCTTTTCTACAAGAAATTCTGTGTTATGGAAGAAAAAGTTTACAAcaagtttcttgctttcttcctggAAGGTGTGGATTTaaggcagagaaaaggaaggaaggctATCTTCCCCAAGACCACTATGAGCTCCACAACACATGGTGCAAAATCCTGTACCCCTGTCCAGAGACTGTCCACTCTGGGCCTCACTACAAAATAGACTGCAGAGTTCTCTGGCTTCTCTTTAGAGGAAATAACATTCAGAAATTTGGGACTAAAGCACATCTGCTAAAAGCGGGTGCTGCTGTCCTCTGTCAACGAATTGCAGACTCAGAGGTTTCTCAAGCTAAGCCTCTAAGCTGATTACTCTTCTTCTCAGCCTTGCAGGCATGCTCAGTGACCGATCTCCAGATGCAATACCTGGTAAGTGAAAGTACAAAGCGTGATCTTTCGCTTATGGGGCCCAGAGCTTTTGGAAACTACTTACAGATGCTTCGCAAGGTCACCCTGGGAAATTTGATACAAGATCGGCAACGTACAAGTCTTGCCCAGTTCAAACCATAGTTatgtgcatacacatacacacatatgtgtacatgcacatatatatgcaaTGACATGCAGGTGGACTacagaacagaaagcaaatacaCAGGAAACCCAAATACAAAGTCCTCCTGCATTGACTTCATATAGTTTGCTTAATGTGCAGACCCTTCTTGCATCCTGCTTATTAATATTTTGAAGGCTTGAATCCAAATTTTCCATCATGATGTGCTAATGCAAAATGCATTACCGCTAACACGAGACTTCCTGCCATTTCTGGCTCCAAGTAATCCTCCTGCCATTGGTTCAGACAACTGTAGTGTGTGTATTTAACACAGCAACTGTCAGCTTTCAATTCATGCTGTCCAGGGGGGCTGTCTTTAATCTTTATAAATGCTTTTGCATGCCAGTACATTTCCTATAGCAGTCTAGAAATTTTTTGATAAAGCAATTCCAATTCATCAAGTCTCCCCTACAAGGAGTCCTGAGGTTTCTCTTCCAATCCTCAGAAATACAGCCATAGGTTTTTCTCACTCTCTAACTCATTTTTTAATACTATCTTAGCTATTGCACAAATTatgcctttattttcttcctttctgatatATGACTCCTCCAGATCACTGATTTTTTTGCAGGAGAGAGGGGTTGGTGAGAAgtgtttttaatggaaatacGAAAACCAGAAGACCAATGACTGATTGTCTAAGATGGAGAGAGCGACAGCAGTGCCCAAAACTTACTATTTGCTCCCAGAAGATTGTGGCTATATGGAATACACACAAATAATCAAAATTCGTATGCCACATCACTGCAAATTTAATAAAGCAGATCATGTACCAGCAAAATTCCAATTTTACAAATACTAACTaaggcaggcagagaaaaatcAACATCTCAAGGCCAATCCCCTGCTTGGTTGCCAAGGTTTCCTAACGAAAAAATTAATTAGATGATAGCTAACCGGAATGAGTGGGAGGAAAACAGTTCTTCAATGCAGGAAAATTAAGCCCACTGAGGTGGATCTGCGGTATCACAGACCTCTGAAAAGAGAAAGGTGCTCAGGGAACATTCACACAGCTCAGGTttcctcctccagcctgcctACTGCACTTACAGAAGGCTGAAAGGGATTAAGTGTTGCCACTTTCTGGTATTTACTGTCTCTCTGAAACATACACTGGATTTAGCACTGGTAAAATGTGCCTGCGTCCAGGTACTCTTGTCTAAGAGTTAGTAAGATAAGTGATCTTATAAGTGAAGTAAGAGCACATGCAAAAGCTTCCCAAGAAGGATGTTTTAGCAAGAGCACCTTATTCTTACCCCAAAAGGACTGTTAGGCCCAGGTTGAGTACATCTTACAGCTCAGTATTTGGAAAGGCATAACTTTGTGACAGTTATGACACGCAAAGCTATCCACTACTGTTTACTTCAGGCTACATTTTTGAGATACTCACAACCCTCCTGCCATGTAAGTCTTATATCACTATGGCCCCATTCCAGGACAAAACTCAAGGCTGGCAATTATTCTCTTTAAATCATCTGGAGGGAACAATATTCATTACGCTACACCCCAAAACAGTGTTGCCCCAGCAACATTTTCTGTGATAACAGAGCCCACAGAGTCAGAAGTTAGGTGGGGTTGGGATGAGCACGTTTTCAGAGCTTTCAAATCAAACACACACAGCAGTGTTAGCAGGTGTGGGGCATCTCTCATTCATGCTGCTATTGCTTTGCTCCAAGAGTTTTTAATCACAAACCGTCCTAAACAACAGATGATGGATACAATTCCATCATGAGGCTGAGGAGCGTGCCACTGAAGTTACATCTTCACCAATGTCTTCACACATGAACAGATAATTTCCTATCACTTTTGATCTGCCCCACCACACCATTTCCTCCTTCAGCAACACAGAAGAGTGTCTGTTAGCTCACTTCATGCCCTAGACCACTCCCAGAATTTGTACTCTACTGCATCTAGAAAAATGGGTTAAAATAAAGAGTACCTTTTATTGAAGTTAAAATGAATGTATAAAGGTACTTAAAATCTGCAAGTCAGTAACACATAACATTGCCCCACTATCATAATTTTGAGCATCAACTGAGAAAGTCattacttttaagaaataggtTTAGTAACATAAACTTAGAAGTTTGATGATCAACTACATTCTTGTGTAAAAAGCCCCTTGTTTTAAAGAGGATTTTGAGCAAATGCTGGGGACAGACTAGGGTTACCCTGTATATACACACATGgggtatatacacatacattttgCAAGTCCCTGTCACAACAGTGGGAAACACaacttaaacataaaaatataaattaaatatgtttaaatagtCACCGAGAAATTTCTGGCAGATTCAGAGTACGTTCTTCCTGGTTCATGTGGACACTGCTGCTAATTTGGAGAGTTATACCTGACCATGTCTAATAGAAGTACTATCTGACAAAAGCCTGCCTTACAAATGTGTGGGCAGTTTTAGTTTGAATAAAACTCCAGCTGCTTTCAAGATCTCTTCCCTGCCACTGTCTGTGTTCTTCTGCTTCTTACCTACCTCATACTGGGAGACATGCTTCAAGACAGGTGCTAAAAGATGAGCTGCCCAAGCCCTAGATGAGCACACAGATATTTCCCTCTCTGTTGTAATATCACAAGCAGACTATCAAATACAGCTCTTTTTTACCTCCAACACATGCATGGAAAAATTAGCCAActcaggaaaatgaaatattctcCAAATGCAATAGCATTCATGAAATCAGGATGAAAAATGCCATGATAGATTATTTAAGCCAGTAATATAAAGCCTTCATTTGAAACAAAGAAATGTTCTTACTTGGTATTCACTACCGGATAAGCTCCGCTTACACTTCTGACACATTGTCACATTATTAACACATCCATTTTCCAAATGATCTGCAAGTTTCTTTCTCATCACCATGTGTCCACAACCAGTGTGACACGGGATTAAAGCATACTCACATAAGCTCTGATGCTCCTGGAAGtaaaaagttaaaaaccaaaatgtaaaCTGCAGAGACACTTTCATCTATAAATAGTTTCCATTCTGCCAGCCTAGatctttgctttgcatttcttctaAGCTTGGGTAAAGTCCCACTCCACAATGTTACCGAGATTACTGGTGAAAAATTCACCAACTTTACTGGCGCTTTTTTGTTAATtcttaccttaaaaaaaccccaacaaccaaacaactTTTGATAAATTCAAACATGAGGTCTCCCTTGAACTGCCTCTCCCTAGTTGCTCTTGTTTGAAAACAACATGATCCTGGTCCCAGCTCTTTTCCTTGTATTAGAGGATCCCTAACTTTTAGCCTGGGGTttttcaggttggttttttttttttctttttcttttcttttcttttttttttttttttttttttgtggggttttggatgGGGTTTTTTGAGCACTGAGACCATCCTGCTCTGGCTGGTATGATGAATATGGTTAGTGTGCTGACATCTCTGCACAGCATGAAAGAATGGACAGCTGACACCTTCTATGCAACAATTAGGACACAACCTTCACCTATattcaaaataactttaaaaacatttccttttcactgttGGCCTCCTCTCGTCtcaacaagaaaaaatattagcatTACTTCTTTCGTAACTACATCCAACAGGTCTACTTTCAGATTCTTAAAAACACAGCATTTCAATAAAAACTATTTACTCTGACCTCTTTTACTGAAGATTCTTGTAGGCACTGTGTCACAACTGATTTTGTCTTTAAAGGGAGATGGCTGTCCCCTACAGAACAGGCTCAGAAATGCCAATTTCAATCACACGCCCAACTCTCAAATCAATTTTGCCATGTATTCATGCTGAGAGGGGCTCCAATTCTCAAAACCATGAAGCTAAGCAAACTGAGTAGATTTTTCCTTAAAGAGGAATACAGTCAAACAGAAAATTTGTCCAAAATTAGCAAGGCAAAGGCAGCACCACCTCAGATGCTTATCAGATACACAGTCATACAAGGTACACAGCAGACTCCCTGTTATTAATGCAGAAAGACCCTCTGTTCCTACACCAGGGGACCAAAATAGAGCTGCTTTAGTATCAGAATTATCTGCATTTCTTCATTATTCTAATTTGCATAGCAAATTCCCAAATCTTgcccatttaaatattttacctgGGGCATTTCACATCAGTCTGAAAAGAATGACGAAGATATTCAATCGAGCCATTTACACAGgaggaaataatttctcttaCAAAAACATACTAAGGATATTGCCCATAACAATGACCTGGAGACTGAGGTATTCTGGTCTGTCAAAACCTGCTTGTAACATGCTTACATTTAAATAATAAGTaaacccactggaaaaaaaaaaatcatagtttatATAAATTTGTGCAACATTAATTTCACAATCATTCAGGATGTTCTGGATTTGGTCAAAGCCCTACTAAAGTTAATGTCATGTTTTTAGACATGTTGGTATAAATTGTGATACCTTTTCTGATTCTAATGACATTGCATTAATTTGTATTTGCTGAGAACctattttcattgtctttctgTCCCCATTCAAGTAAGAATGCAGGTTTAAACGTACTTCAAAATTTTTCATGATACCAGACCAACTGCATCCAGGGGTCACACAGTGTACTTTGAGTTCAGAAATCTCTTTATTAATGGCAGCATCACCAAAAGCCTGGAAAGTAAACACGGTAAGGAAAAAAACACTGGTCAGAAAGTACTCCAGCATGCATTTTTTACATAGGAATAATGTGACTGTCAAAATTTCAGATCTTGATAAatcccttattttttttaaatttacggTACTGCCATAAGACTCTCTAAACTAGCAAGTTAATCTTAGTGTAGCAGAAGCccaaataattattaaatattttttttcttatggttcAAAAATAAACTATCTGATGTGATATAAATTTACTGAAAATATGCCTAGCCAACTACAGCtattattttaagtttcttttcatGGAAGCCTGAAATGCGTCACACGCAATGAATGTGCTGACAGGACCCTAACTATAGGGTGCTGCCATGTGCCACTCTTAATGAATGCGTTTCATTATGGGGGTCATTAACACCTTCTAAACGCGCTGCAGAGAGGACTTGAGACTGTTCTGCAGTGAGAGTACATTTCTCAGACCATGGCTGTTTCCATTTAGTATGGCACTGTACTAAAGAAATGTAAACCATAtgtgagtggggtttttttgcactacATAGACTTTTTTATTACATTAACCATGAAAAATTGTACAATTATGATGTAAATTATGAAACGCTACACACTTTTAATATTACATCTTACACAATCAAAATAGGTACACTGACACCAGAACAAGCCCTACTAAAGTTAATGGCATGTTTTTCGTTGGTGAGCACACAAAACAGAGGACTGCAGATTTCCCATGTAACAACACAGAGGAAGGCAAGAACTGGGGAGGGGAAGCTTTACAAATAGAGGGGAGAGAGTATTTACAAATGATGCCCACGCTTCAATAAAAGTTACTGAAATTCTACACAATGAGCTAAAACAAATAGCAAACAAAATTATCACAATTAACGTTCctgactggtttttttttaatttagataaAAGATTTGTACTTACCTACATTTGTAGTATTAATCACACAAAAGCACAGCCAATTCTACAAATATACATTTCTATACACAGAGTCTCATAGAAACTCATTTCCTAATCTCAACCTGCAAGCAAAGTCCAGAACTTTGCACACAAATGGCAAACAACTCCacaaacaaagaattaaaaaataatcatgtagGTTGTACAAGAACATATATGGCTCCATCTGCATATATGGAAGAGTTTATGTAACAAGCTAGCAATCAACGTATAATTAGTGAATGCATACCAGCCCCATCCTCTGAAACATTTTAGTCTAATTTATGagcaaaatcaaagaaaagaaatccaagtTATCAGGCACATGGTGGCTTTTCCCCCCTGTGTCATAAGAGAAAAACTCAAGGAATTTCCTGACATTACAAAATAgatcatttaaaatatatttaactgCAGGGACAGTCCCAGCAGTGCATGGGTTTCTTACTGCTGTGTGCATTCCCTGTGCTTTTTGTTTCACACGTGTAGTTGCCAAATCATTATGGACACTACTCAGGTAAAAAAGAAGGCAGGAAATCCTCATCTCTTCTTTTATCTGCACAGGTCACTGCTTCAAAATACTCACCTGAACCTCTGCACTCTTATCTAGGAACCTGAGTTTGCACAAACTTCTTTAGAGACCTGAGTCAGACCCTCATACAGTAAATGAGATGACTCTCACTGGCATAAAAGTGCTCAGGGTCAAACAGAAGGAAACTGAAAATGCTTCTCTCTGATTTGATATATTGTAGTTGCACATCTCCCCTCTTTCACTTTAGCTATTTCAAAGGAAGATGTTGGTGCAGGGCCTGCTGATGTTGATCATGGGTGGCTGTTGTGGCACAAATACCTGCCCAGACCTGCCTGTCCCAGAGCCGGCTGTGACACAAGTGGAGGTCCCCTGCCATGTCCCATCTAAAAAAACACTGCCAGACGCACTCCTCCCCGGCACTCTGACCCACACAATGTGCATCTTACAACTTCTAGCTAAGGAAGGACTCTGGTCTACAGCTCGTGTGGTCAGGAAGATCAGCAAGCAACATGGATCAATCGGACCAAAAGCTTTCCAGGATAAAtctagtggtttttttctctccagctaaGGTTGGCCCTCTGGAGCCTGAACCAGGATCTACAGTCACTCTAACACAGCCAGAGATGGGAGAGCCACAAAACTGTTCATGTTCCATTCAGAGCAGAGAACTGTCCTCTAAGCCAGGTCCGTGAATGACAGCAGATAGGGTGTGAGCAGAGGCTTGGGAGGATGCCCCCCCTCCTCTAGCTGATTTCAGTGACAGATGCAGATGCTCAGTAACTGATACCAATGAACAGCACTAAGTATATGTTGCAGAGGAAGTGATCATAAATTAAAAGTGTAACAGGGAAGGGATGGGAGTTACCACAGAAATAGATGTTGGAATAAGCTAAGGCAAATACACATCCTGATAGGGCCTGTCTTTCCCTTGTGTGGGtatcttatttaaaatataaacacataaaCAGATAGCATAGGAAATAAACATTAAGCAAAACCATAACAAAGGTAAAGCAGAGATTATCAGGAATAGATATAACAAATAAACCTGCTAAATGATCTTCATTATTCATGTTGTTTACAAACTCCAACCATTTGTTGTAAGTTGATCTATACAGGCAGATCCTCACGCCTTCGTGGTGATTGACTTCATCTGGACTCTCAACAGGCAAAAGAATCTGCCCAGTCAGATCAGCTTGCAAGAGTGGGGCCCTGTTTACAACAACCCACGCACAGATTTTGCAGAAAGTCCCAGCAGACTTAGTGAGAATCCCACAGCAGAGAAATCCCAAAGTTATAAGAGAACTGACAGTTAACATAGAGTAAGAAGTTCTTAAGGGTTTAGCTGTACCTATTTGTGGTTACATGATGCATGAAATTCTGTTACTGGGAAATTTATTGCAGAATTTAGGATTTTTTCTGGGATATTACCAAGTTCAGCATTAACAGCAGATTCATTATTTTGCTGCAACCACTTCCTAAACTTCATCTTTTACCTCTCTGCCAGCTGCCTATTGGGTTTCATTTTTCCCTACAAAATCTAGACAGAATGTGTGTCTCTTGGTATTGCTGCACATAATcagaaagaaggcaaaaagaCAAGCTGGGACTGAGCCCTATGGCCCGGTTTGTATTCAGGATATAGAACACTGCAGCGGTTTGCCGGGAAAAATCACACAACAGCAAAAGAGATGGGCACCGTTAAATTACAGATTAAACATTTGCCAGGGCATAGTTTTTAGCAGTTATTATGTTCAGCTCTGTGTCTTCCACTATTTCCTCCAGATACCTTGGCTGTCAAAATACTTTCTAGGCAATTCAGCTGACTAGCCGACACTCTAGCTTTTTTTCTTAGGAATGCTCTACCTCTAGGTTTGGTAACATGTTTGAAGGGTACAGAGAACCAGGAGACTAGGATACTTACTAAGGGTAGTAACAGCTAAGATGTATCATTACAAGTAGGAAAGCACCAGTTACTTTGAGACAAAAAGTTAATTATATGGAATAGTGTGGGATTTTATGTTGCAGAACCTGACGGACTTGGAAAGTCCTAAGGCTGCCATTATACTTTTTTAAATCGAAAACTGTGGGAAATCCAAATGACTAAAGCATAAGTTAAAATGTGTAACTATCAGTTCCTATCACATTTTATATTATTCACTCCTCAACTGTAGTCCAGTGATGACTATAGAGTAGCCCAGAGAATGGTTAATGATAAATTAATGAACTGTGAAGTACAACTTACCCTTTCTTCTGCCAGTAGGCTTCCCTCACTTAAAGTGCTGGGATCTTCCTCTTTACATTTCTGGCAAAtagcatttttattgtttctgccaaaaagaaagaatgaaataacaATCAGCTGGCGTATTGTAGTTTAGGAGGTCTTTGTATAGATACTGACACAAATAAAACCATGGAAATGGTAATTTCCAGAATCCTCAGTCCTTGTTCATTAAAGGGCCAATTCTTGAAGACACTgatgtcaaaaaaacccctgctgttCTATTCCTCGAGACTAGGACTAGGCCCATAAATCTTATTTGTATTGCAGTAAAGAGCAGCCTAGATCATAAAAACCAGTAAAGATGGAAACCTATTTATCTCATGAATTATGCAAAACCACCATGAATTAAAGGTAACATGAAAActaaagtcttttaaaatgtagaaaatacCTATTTTCCCAAGATAGAAATATAGACTTCAAATTACATAGTAGAACCAGTGCAGAATTGAGTTCTAGAGAGTTAACACCCTACTGCAGCTAAAAAAGGTTTTGATCTCCTCTCAAAATATTTAGCATACAGTTTTatataggaaaagcaaaaaaaccccttcagtaGAGATGTATTTCATTGCCAGTGCTGTTTAGGATCCGGGCAAATAATGAACTCACACAGACCGAGAAGCTCATCAGAAAAGCATCCCTCCAACCACAGCATAACTAATTTGAAACTGTACTAATGAGTCTGTTTGAGCCAGCTTCTCGTTAGTGGGGAGATATAACAATTCTGGTTATGTTCTGC includes the following:
- the TRAF1 gene encoding TNF receptor-associated factor 1 isoform X2 yields the protein MSLESEKEHQSLCEYALIPCHTGCGHMVMRKKLADHLENGCVNNVTMCQKCKRSLSGSEYQEHSCEGNLCPEQKRVQTEIPSKEKNRSTPLINKDGCRFSEVGCSFRGSKEKIKEHEKTAVGAHMLLLLQHIKQLKASLCTAAKAANGSIPQSELNVNGAGKSISDLQIPGGLEINGDLEVDCFPGSSVSEDESVLQQLVREKVISELENKLHVFENIVAVLNKEVETSNLEITAFRRQSELDQNIIRGLELKIAELHRCLTQKDAGLSSLHKSLLFSEQASYDGVFLWKITDVGRKLQDSVTGRTVSLYSPAFYTAKYGYKVCLRVYLNGDGTGKGTHVSLFFVVMKGDYDALLPWPFRHKVTFMLLDQNNREHIIDAFRPDLTSASFQRPVNDMNVASGCPMFLPLSKLQSPKHAYVKEDTLFLKCIIETN
- the TRAF1 gene encoding TNF receptor-associated factor 1 isoform X1 — encoded protein: MAEKTTRGLQDVPGSSPDENEFPFGYPTNICEDVPDQKYLCSNCNNVLKKALQTLCGHRYCSACLSWIVRNNKNAICQKCKEEDPSTLSEGSLLAEERAFGDAAINKEISELKVHCVTPGCSWSGIMKNFEEHQSLCEYALIPCHTGCGHMVMRKKLADHLENGCVNNVTMCQKCKRSLSGSEYQEHSCEGNLCPEQKRVQTEIPSKEKNRSTPLINKDGCRFSEVGCSFRGSKEKIKEHEKTAVGAHMLLLLQHIKQLKASLCTAAKAANGSIPQSELNVNGAGKSISDLQIPGGLEINGDLEVDCFPGSSVSEDESVLQQLVREKVISELENKLHVFENIVAVLNKEVETSNLEITAFRRQSELDQNIIRGLELKIAELHRCLTQKDAGLSSLHKSLLFSEQASYDGVFLWKITDVGRKLQDSVTGRTVSLYSPAFYTAKYGYKVCLRVYLNGDGTGKGTHVSLFFVVMKGDYDALLPWPFRHKVTFMLLDQNNREHIIDAFRPDLTSASFQRPVNDMNVASGCPMFLPLSKLQSPKHAYVKEDTLFLKCIIETN